The Sphingobium sp. TKS genomic interval CGGCGGTGGCGGCCTTGGTGTCAAAGGATAAGGCTGGGGCAGGGGAGGTCACCTTCCCGAACGGCACGATCCGCTTTGGCTCGGACACGCTCGCGGCCATCGGCCGTTCGGCTGGCGGCGGTTGGGACATCGATCTCATTGCCGATGCCTATCGCGCGCAGATGGGCGAAAGGCTGGCGAAGCTCAAGGGCGCCAAGCTGATCGCATCCTGGACCGGCTTCTGCGAGAGTTTCCTGGCACGACGCGGGCGCCCCTGAGCCGAAATTGCACCGGTGCAATTTCGGGGTGAACTGCCCCCAAGGGGTCAGGTTGCGAGGGGGCGCAAAAGGTCTGCGGCGCAGATTGGGCAAGTTTCGCCCTTCGGGCTGGGCCGACTTGCGAAAATCAGCCTTCGATTGACCTAAAAGTGCAAATTGAGCTATGCCCCCTCTAGTTTCGCAAGGGGGCCTCTCTTGGCTGCATCACTCGACATTGAGGGCACGCAGGACCTGCTGTCCGTCTCGACGCTCGCACAACGGACCAGCTCTGTCCTCGAGCGGCTCCGCGACTCCGCGCGGAGTGCCCGGGCGGACGAGCGGCGCGAGCCGACGTTCCCGATTGGCAAGGCCGCGGAACTGGTCGGCCGAACCGCGGCGGCCATTCGCGAGGCCGAGAAGGACGGCCGCTTGCCGCCGCCTCCGCGAACCGAGAATAATCGGCGTGTCGGCTATACCCTGGCGCAGCTCAACGACATGCGCGGACTGTTCGGCACCCGGCCCTGGCGGGCCGCAACCGATCCCTGCTGCGTTATCGCGGTGCAGAACTTCAAGGGCGGGGTGGGGAAATCGACTCTTTCGGTGCACCTGGCCCAATATCTCGCGATCAAGGGCTACCGGGTGGCTCTCATCGATTGCGACAGCCAAGCGTCGGCAACCACGCTATTCGGCTATGTGCCCGACCTCGACCTGACCGAGGAGGACACGCTCTATCCATTCCTGCGGCACGACGACATGGAGTCGCTCGACTATGCCCTGCGCAAGACCCACTTCGACGGCCTCGAGCTTGTTCCGGCCAATCTGCGGCTGTTCCAGTCGGAATATGAAATCGCAGCGCGCATGGCGCGGGGGCAGGGGAACCTGATCGACCGCATGGCGCAAGGCATCGCGAGCATTGCCGATCGGTTCGATGTGGTGGTTCTCGATCCGCCTCCGGCGCTCGGCGCGATCTCGCTTTCGGTGCTGCGCGCGGCCAATGCGCTGGTGGTGCCGGTTCCGCCGACGGTGATGGACTTCTCGTCGACGGCGGCCTTCCTCGCCATGCTCGATGAGACCATAGAGACGCTGGCCGATCGCGGCTTGGCGCCGTCGCTGCAGTTCCTGCGCTTTGTGGCGTCCAAGGTCGATGAGAATAAGTCGATGCAGAAGGAACTGCTGAACCTGATGCGGACCCTTTTCGGTCACGCGATCGTCCGTACGCCGCTCAAGGATTCGGCCGAAATCGACAATGCAACGGCGCGGCTGATGACCGTCTACGAGCTGGACGGCCCGGTCACCAGTTCGACGGTGCGCAACCGCTGCCTTGCCTATCTTGATGGCGTGAACAGTGAAATTGAGGTCGACATTCGGTCGATGTGGCCGAGCCATTTGACGCGGCTTCGCAAGGAGGGACTCGCCTGATGCGAGCAAAATTGCACCGGTGCAATTCCGGGTAGAAGGGGTGGATGATGAGCAAGAAGAACGCCAACTTCGCGGCTGATCTGGTCGCCGGAATCGACCCGGGGGCGCAAGCCCCAGCGGCGCGGCGCCCTGGCATCGGTGCGAGCGTGCTGGCGGGCCGGGAAAGCCGGCTTGCCGAATTGGCGACGGGCAGCGTCGTCTCGCGCACCCATGAGCTTGTCGATCCCGCGCGCTGCCGAATGTGGGCGGGGCATAACCGCGAATATGCGCTCCTCAATGAGGAGCGGTGCGCCGACCTCATCGAGAGCATCAAGGCGCAGG includes:
- a CDS encoding AAA family ATPase, with protein sequence MAASLDIEGTQDLLSVSTLAQRTSSVLERLRDSARSARADERREPTFPIGKAAELVGRTAAAIREAEKDGRLPPPPRTENNRRVGYTLAQLNDMRGLFGTRPWRAATDPCCVIAVQNFKGGVGKSTLSVHLAQYLAIKGYRVALIDCDSQASATTLFGYVPDLDLTEEDTLYPFLRHDDMESLDYALRKTHFDGLELVPANLRLFQSEYEIAARMARGQGNLIDRMAQGIASIADRFDVVVLDPPPALGAISLSVLRAANALVVPVPPTVMDFSSTAAFLAMLDETIETLADRGLAPSLQFLRFVASKVDENKSMQKELLNLMRTLFGHAIVRTPLKDSAEIDNATARLMTVYELDGPVTSSTVRNRCLAYLDGVNSEIEVDIRSMWPSHLTRLRKEGLA